From Sulfurovum zhangzhouensis, one genomic window encodes:
- a CDS encoding 2Fe-2S iron-sulfur cluster-binding protein translates to MTTVYLKDDNIRVKVPLGMNLREVAMKTGASMEFGCRIGDCGSCNARVDKGIELLNPLTKKEITVFKMFDQKNNNQRLMCQCIVDSQEGEIIISYIKIW, encoded by the coding sequence ATGACCACGGTCTACTTAAAAGATGACAATATCAGGGTTAAAGTACCGTTAGGTATGAACCTGAGAGAAGTTGCGATGAAAACCGGGGCATCTATGGAATTTGGATGCAGGATAGGTGATTGTGGGTCCTGCAATGCAAGAGTAGATAAAGGTATTGAACTCCTCAACCCGCTCACTAAAAAAGAGATCACTGTGTTTAAGATGTTTGATCAAAAGAACAACAATCAACGTCTCATGTGTCAATGTATCGTAGATAGTCAAGAGGGTGAGATCATTATCTCATATATCAAAATATGGTAG
- a CDS encoding nitroreductase family protein, whose product MQAIYNDTILTPLRVAKTTRFLDWNTQPSQFKNYPDFLYRYDFNEVEALKLVELSRCVTEFSKINGKPYYRLNTPSAGNLHPLELYVQIRGIKGVISGIYHVNPKDETMVLIREIETDGIEGALGISERFRGMIFLISLVPFRSEWKYADRAIRYCYLDAGHQLGAIMASAQILGQKCTVLSEIDRECLDQWMGFPSEEFSCLAVAIGEKTEKSVTPLKQPLIQVPAVDYIEGNLNVPSYLSGLKYDHTFTMKEWPSLTNSDCIYGRRSARYFIPNPLSAQDSRDFLALLANAPECMEIFCIVHRSEALDAGIYTAEGCISKGAYQQTVSHLMVEQHFIANAAIVMVMTAKVFSSEALMHAGAFVHQLQLFAQEKGIGCTGIGAFYDKKVQTFLNTENTILYACAIGEV is encoded by the coding sequence ATGCAAGCAATCTACAACGACACGATACTCACACCGCTTCGTGTCGCTAAAACAACACGTTTTCTTGACTGGAATACGCAACCTTCACAGTTTAAAAACTACCCGGATTTCTTGTATCGTTATGATTTTAATGAAGTAGAAGCCCTAAAGCTTGTTGAACTCTCCCGTTGTGTGACAGAATTCTCCAAAATTAACGGAAAACCCTACTACCGTCTTAATACGCCTTCGGCAGGAAACCTGCATCCGCTTGAACTTTATGTGCAGATACGCGGTATCAAAGGTGTGATCAGCGGGATCTATCATGTGAACCCCAAAGATGAGACTATGGTATTGATCAGGGAGATTGAAACAGACGGTATAGAAGGAGCATTGGGGATATCCGAACGATTTAGAGGAATGATCTTCCTTATCTCGCTTGTCCCGTTCAGGTCAGAGTGGAAATACGCAGACCGTGCGATACGCTACTGTTATCTGGACGCAGGTCATCAGCTGGGTGCGATTATGGCTTCAGCACAGATACTTGGACAAAAATGTACAGTTTTGTCAGAAATTGACAGAGAGTGTTTGGATCAATGGATGGGATTTCCTTCTGAGGAGTTCAGTTGTCTGGCTGTTGCCATTGGGGAAAAGACGGAGAAAAGTGTTACCCCGTTAAAACAACCTTTGATACAGGTTCCTGCTGTAGATTATATTGAAGGGAATTTGAATGTTCCATCCTATCTCTCTGGGTTAAAGTATGACCATACCTTTACGATGAAGGAGTGGCCGAGTCTTACGAACAGCGATTGTATATACGGTCGCAGGTCGGCACGTTATTTTATTCCGAATCCTCTTTCAGCACAAGATTCACGTGATTTTTTGGCACTCCTAGCCAATGCCCCTGAATGTATGGAGATATTTTGTATCGTGCATAGAAGTGAAGCACTTGATGCAGGTATCTATACGGCAGAGGGGTGTATCAGTAAAGGCGCTTATCAGCAAACAGTGTCGCATTTGATGGTCGAACAGCACTTTATCGCCAATGCAGCCATAGTGATGGTCATGACGGCTAAAGTGTTTTCAAGTGAAGCATTGATGCATGCAGGTGCTTTTGTACATCAGCTACAGCTTTTTGCACAGGAAAAAGGAATCGGGTGTACAGGGATCGGTGCCTTCTATGATAAAAAAGTCCAAACATTTTTAAATACCGAAAATACTATTTTATATGCCTGTGCGATAGGAGAAGTATAA
- a CDS encoding redoxin family protein, with amino-acid sequence MQITVHGTQTALLGKEQSVGKEAPAARITKLDGTQNVIGMIAPTVQLLIAIPSLKTEVCSLGAKKFNDLIKEFKKLTTYMITTDDKEFVKEYAAKESIDGAELVIDTDRNFAKKYGLLISEGKLKDRLARAVYVIDRDGVIVYKELVPEIVDEVNYDACIEAVRNAVNVKKKGHTHEEWMSV; translated from the coding sequence ATGCAAATTACAGTACACGGTACACAAACAGCACTTCTTGGTAAAGAACAGTCAGTCGGTAAAGAGGCACCGGCAGCTAGAATTACTAAACTTGACGGTACACAAAATGTGATAGGAATGATCGCACCGACTGTACAGCTTCTTATAGCTATTCCGTCATTGAAGACAGAAGTATGTTCATTGGGTGCAAAAAAATTCAATGACCTTATCAAGGAGTTTAAAAAACTCACTACCTATATGATCACTACAGACGATAAAGAGTTTGTAAAAGAGTATGCCGCTAAAGAATCCATAGACGGTGCCGAGCTTGTTATCGATACTGACAGAAATTTTGCAAAAAAATACGGTCTTTTAATATCAGAAGGCAAACTCAAAGACAGGTTGGCCAGAGCTGTTTATGTGATTGATAGAGATGGCGTTATCGTTTATAAAGAGCTGGTACCCGAGATCGTTGATGAAGTAAATTATGATGCATGTATCGAGGCGGTAAGAAATGCAGTCAATGTGAAGAAGAAAGGGCATACACACGAAGAATGGATGTCTGTGTGA